A section of the Hirschia baltica ATCC 49814 genome encodes:
- a CDS encoding TonB-dependent receptor, translated as MKKSVLFCSSAILAGLSINTAYAQSAEVSERRLEAVVVSTQKIDENLLDVPINVSAVDQDFIDLINADDLEELADFIPGLQVQAQSLNAPSFSIRGVTSDGGAPRVAIFTNGVSNARPGWGASLAYFDMERIEVVKGPQPTLFGQGALVGGINFIQNKANTDENSGYVQVDAGSYNTQRLEAAYNWAVSDTFALRLSGVHDSYDGYIENHDPSTPDLMGQKTDALRLAAHWSPTANFTADIIANYEVDDSTGTEFRSAVIPTGAEGSKSINYYDDVEMNFTNTQGRDGGLGSDREIFSITGILEYDLNEYLSLTSITDYRDQYQDEAFDSDGTSADLLQLGTNQKGQSFSQELRLNFNNGGKLRGFVGLNYFDEHDSQNLIISNDEAAIQALLIAPTFAANFGGQAGMISYLQSLNVPGAENAFNIYDPLRYSLVGLTGGQVIALNEQYVQNTYTTNDLTSTDVFADISYDVTDRLTLTGGLRYTEEEFETSSVAFVSNGNATLGGTAQAVFPGTDVILPSLISPGSFIGFSYAMFSSAPQGVTQQRSYNADGDFTWRLAANYELADDLNGWASIARGRRPGGLSADASETSGFAVVDPEFLTNYELGLKGEFLDNRLRLTSSVYYSEYEDFQVSFREEGNPVALVENTGAATQYGFEVDAFMIAHDNVDVFATYGYNFSEFDDSDSNGNSQVRAGNTFRISPKNTLSLGAELHFPMGAMELFAVPTYVWKDEVYFSDENTPEELQDAYGLLDFKVGLRNENKGWEVSAFVENATDEEYLIDYGNTGDAFGIPTTIRGIPRWYGVKLKAKF; from the coding sequence ATGAAGAAGTCTGTTCTTTTCTGCTCGTCCGCAATTCTAGCGGGTCTTTCTATAAATACTGCGTACGCTCAAAGTGCTGAAGTTTCAGAGCGCCGCCTTGAAGCTGTTGTTGTATCAACTCAAAAAATTGACGAAAACCTCCTTGATGTTCCAATCAACGTCTCTGCTGTAGATCAGGATTTTATTGATCTTATCAATGCTGATGACCTTGAAGAATTAGCAGACTTTATCCCCGGCCTTCAGGTTCAAGCGCAATCATTGAACGCACCTAGTTTTTCCATTCGCGGTGTGACATCTGATGGCGGTGCACCGCGTGTGGCTATCTTCACCAATGGTGTATCAAATGCGCGTCCGGGTTGGGGTGCCAGCCTTGCCTATTTCGACATGGAACGCATCGAAGTTGTTAAAGGCCCGCAACCCACATTGTTTGGCCAAGGCGCACTTGTGGGTGGTATTAACTTCATCCAAAACAAAGCCAACACAGACGAGAATTCTGGTTATGTGCAAGTTGACGCGGGTTCATACAACACACAGCGTCTTGAAGCGGCTTACAACTGGGCTGTATCAGACACTTTTGCCCTACGCCTTTCTGGCGTGCACGATAGCTATGATGGTTACATTGAAAACCACGATCCTTCGACACCAGACCTTATGGGACAAAAAACAGACGCGCTACGTCTAGCTGCGCACTGGTCTCCAACGGCGAACTTTACAGCCGACATCATTGCAAACTACGAAGTCGACGACTCTACAGGTACAGAATTTAGATCTGCTGTTATTCCAACAGGTGCTGAAGGTAGCAAGTCTATCAATTATTATGATGATGTTGAGATGAACTTCACAAACACACAAGGCCGCGATGGCGGACTTGGTTCAGACCGTGAAATCTTCTCGATCACAGGTATTCTGGAATATGACCTGAACGAATATCTCTCGTTGACATCTATCACAGACTATCGTGACCAATATCAAGATGAAGCCTTTGATTCTGATGGTACTTCTGCTGATCTTCTGCAACTTGGAACAAATCAAAAAGGTCAATCATTCTCGCAAGAATTACGCCTGAATTTCAACAATGGCGGCAAGCTTCGCGGATTTGTCGGCCTGAACTATTTCGACGAACATGACAGTCAGAATCTCATTATCTCCAATGATGAAGCCGCAATTCAAGCGCTGTTAATCGCGCCTACATTTGCAGCCAATTTTGGTGGTCAAGCTGGCATGATTAGCTATTTGCAAAGCTTAAATGTGCCCGGTGCTGAAAACGCATTCAACATTTACGACCCTTTGCGCTACTCACTGGTTGGTCTAACTGGCGGTCAAGTTATCGCTCTGAATGAACAATATGTACAAAACACCTACACAACCAATGATCTGACATCGACGGATGTATTTGCAGATATTTCCTACGATGTAACAGACCGCCTCACTCTGACTGGTGGACTTCGTTACACTGAAGAAGAATTTGAAACTTCATCTGTTGCATTTGTATCAAATGGAAATGCAACGCTTGGCGGCACCGCGCAAGCCGTCTTCCCGGGTACAGACGTCATTCTGCCGAGCCTTATTTCTCCGGGCAGCTTCATTGGTTTTTCATACGCGATGTTCTCATCAGCGCCTCAGGGCGTCACGCAACAACGCTCTTATAATGCGGATGGAGACTTTACTTGGCGTCTAGCTGCGAACTATGAGCTAGCTGACGATCTAAATGGTTGGGCTTCTATCGCACGCGGACGTCGTCCCGGCGGTTTAAGCGCAGATGCAAGCGAGACATCAGGCTTTGCTGTTGTTGATCCTGAATTCCTGACAAACTATGAGTTGGGCCTCAAAGGAGAATTCCTTGATAACCGTCTGCGTCTGACATCTTCAGTTTATTATTCAGAATATGAAGACTTTCAGGTGTCTTTCCGTGAAGAGGGTAACCCTGTCGCACTTGTTGAAAACACAGGTGCAGCCACGCAATACGGGTTTGAAGTTGACGCATTCATGATCGCACATGACAATGTCGATGTCTTTGCAACATATGGTTACAACTTCTCTGAGTTTGATGATTCAGACTCTAATGGAAATTCTCAAGTGCGTGCTGGAAATACTTTCCGTATCAGTCCAAAAAACACATTGTCTCTTGGTGCTGAACTTCACTTCCCAATGGGCGCAATGGAGCTATTCGCTGTGCCAACTTATGTATGGAAAGACGAAGTGTACTTCTCAGACGAGAACACACCTGAAGAACTTCAGGATGCCTATGGATTGCTAGATTTCAAAGTCGGCCTACGAAATGAAAACAAAGGTTGGGAAGTTTCCGCTTTTGTTGAGAACGCAACAGACGAAGAATATCTGATCGACTATGGTAACACGGGAGATGCATTTGGTATTCCAACAACAATTCGCGGCATTCCACGTTGGTATGGTGTGAAACTAAAAGCCAAATTCTAG
- the groL gene encoding chaperonin GroEL (60 kDa chaperone family; promotes refolding of misfolded polypeptides especially under stressful conditions; forms two stacked rings of heptamers to form a barrel-shaped 14mer; ends can be capped by GroES; misfolded proteins enter the barrel where they are refolded when GroES binds) produces the protein MAAKLVHFGSEARNEMLEGVDILANAVKVTLGPKGRNVVIDKSFGAPRTTKDGVTVAKEIELENKFQNMGAQMVREVASKANDVAGDGTTTATVLAQAIVREGMKRVAAGMNPMDLKRGIDKAVAEVVATLESNSKKVKTNEEIAQVGAISANGEREIGDMIAKAMEKVGNEGVITVEEAKSLETELDVVEGMQFDRGYLSPYFITDAEKMTVALDDPYILLHESKLTSLQPMLPILEAVVQSGKPLLIIAEDIEGEALATLVVNKLRGGLKIAAVKAPGFGDRRKAMLEDISVLTGGTVISEDLGIKLENVSLEMLGTAKRVSITKDETVIVDGAGDKADIEGRVAQIRAQIENTTSEYDKEKLQERLAKLAGGVAVIKVGGATEVEVKERKDRVDDALNATRAAVEEGIVPGGGTALLRASSALKVKGSNVDEQAGIDIVTKALQAPLRQIVQNAGVEGSVVVNAILADKSISYGFDAQKEEYCDLVAAGIIDPTKVVRSSLQNAASIASLIITTEAAICDAPVKDAPAGGGMPDMGGMGGMGGMGGMGF, from the coding sequence ATGGCTGCTAAGCTAGTACACTTCGGTTCAGAAGCTCGCAACGAAATGCTCGAAGGTGTCGACATTCTTGCAAACGCTGTAAAAGTAACACTTGGTCCTAAAGGCCGTAACGTTGTTATCGACAAATCTTTTGGCGCACCGCGCACAACAAAAGATGGTGTGACAGTTGCTAAAGAAATCGAACTAGAAAACAAGTTCCAAAACATGGGCGCCCAAATGGTGCGCGAAGTTGCTTCTAAAGCAAACGATGTTGCTGGTGACGGTACAACAACTGCAACAGTTCTTGCTCAAGCAATCGTTCGCGAAGGCATGAAGCGCGTTGCTGCTGGCATGAACCCAATGGACCTTAAGCGCGGTATCGATAAAGCCGTTGCTGAAGTTGTTGCAACTTTAGAATCAAACTCCAAAAAAGTAAAAACAAACGAAGAAATCGCTCAAGTTGGTGCGATCTCTGCGAATGGTGAGCGCGAAATCGGTGACATGATCGCTAAGGCGATGGAAAAAGTCGGTAATGAAGGCGTTATCACTGTTGAAGAAGCTAAGTCTTTGGAAACAGAACTTGATGTTGTTGAAGGTATGCAGTTTGACCGTGGTTACCTATCACCATATTTCATCACTGATGCTGAAAAAATGACTGTGGCTCTTGATGACCCATACATTCTTCTTCACGAGTCAAAACTAACATCACTACAGCCAATGCTTCCAATCCTTGAAGCTGTTGTTCAGTCTGGTAAGCCTCTTCTTATTATCGCTGAAGACATTGAAGGTGAAGCACTTGCAACTCTTGTTGTGAACAAACTTCGCGGTGGATTGAAAATCGCTGCTGTTAAAGCTCCTGGTTTCGGTGACCGTCGTAAAGCAATGCTTGAAGACATCTCTGTTCTAACTGGTGGTACAGTGATTTCTGAAGACCTTGGCATCAAACTAGAGAACGTATCTCTTGAAATGCTTGGTACAGCGAAACGCGTATCAATCACAAAAGACGAAACTGTTATCGTTGATGGTGCTGGCGACAAAGCTGACATCGAAGGCCGCGTTGCTCAAATCCGTGCGCAAATCGAAAACACAACTTCAGAATACGACAAAGAAAAACTTCAAGAGCGTCTTGCTAAACTTGCTGGCGGTGTTGCCGTTATCAAAGTTGGTGGTGCAACTGAAGTTGAAGTGAAAGAGCGTAAAGACCGCGTTGATGACGCACTTAACGCAACACGTGCTGCTGTTGAAGAAGGTATCGTCCCAGGTGGTGGTACAGCGCTTCTTCGTGCATCTTCTGCCCTTAAAGTTAAAGGCTCAAATGTTGACGAACAAGCCGGTATCGACATTGTCACAAAAGCACTTCAAGCACCTCTACGTCAGATCGTTCAAAACGCTGGTGTTGAAGGTTCTGTCGTTGTGAACGCAATTCTTGCTGACAAATCTATCTCTTACGGATTTGATGCTCAAAAAGAAGAATATTGTGACCTTGTAGCAGCTGGTATTATCGACCCAACTAAAGTGGTTCGTTCATCCTTGCAAAACGCTGCATCTATCGCATCTTTGATCATCACAACTGAAGCTGCAATCTGTGACGCACCTGTTAAAGATGCTCCTGCTGGTGGTGGCATGCCTGACATGGGCGGTATGGGTGGAATGGGCGGTATGGGTGGCATGGGCTTCTAA
- the groES gene encoding co-chaperone GroES, with amino-acid sequence MAFRPLHDRVLVRRVEEVAKTKGGIIIPDTAKEKPQEGEIVAVGNGAIGDDNERIALEVKPGDRVLFAKWGGTEVTVDGEELIIMKESDIMGIVE; translated from the coding sequence ATGGCATTTCGTCCACTTCATGACCGCGTACTCGTTCGTCGCGTAGAAGAAGTCGCTAAAACTAAAGGCGGGATCATCATCCCTGATACTGCGAAAGAAAAGCCTCAAGAAGGCGAAATCGTAGCAGTTGGTAACGGTGCAATCGGTGACGACAATGAGCGTATTGCTCTTGAAGTTAAACCGGGTGACCGCGTTCTTTTCGCAAAATGGGGCGGTACAGAAGTGACTGTCGATGGCGAAGAGCTCATCATCATGAAAGAATCTGACATCATGGGTATCGTTGAGTAA
- a CDS encoding alkaline phosphatase D family protein codes for MRDISRRRFFYFGAASSALAAGCATQATGPLGQAEKSVTAFDGEASFSHGVAAGDATSDAVILWSRISPIADNGPIQGMVFISTEASDIENLSQLEKGSLTTLPTQRSVVFSTNKDRDYTIKIDVKALKPATQYYYAFAVETVSGVVVSPMGRAKTLPKTGTAPFKAAVVSCSNFPFGFFNVYDAIAKRDDVDAVIHLGDYLYEYGSDGYGSEVGAKIGRIVEPAHEIISLDDYRKRHAQYKADENLQKAHARAVWYCSWDDHESANDSYRTGAQNHQEETEGPWSTRKTQAIQAYLEWMPVRDPDAGKALGSIYRGFDIGDLASLFMLESRLLARSIPLSFGDAMAVPEDQRMAKVQEIIAETMNPERSMLGDVQENWLAAEFKRSVSEGKKWQVLGNQVIMAKVKTPNVAAVLSDEQKKAIYAKAPYAEQYIEFSKFGLTWNMDAWDGYVAARERLYASAKSANARLVTLTGDTHTAWANDLHDKDGELRGVEFGCTSVTSAGLGDIMPIPQINALMEEKNDEVRFFDAFGRGYTMLSLSKDAVDAEFVKVSDVYTPEYTVETVKSMRSTAQDSSMSKLTSL; via the coding sequence ATGCGGGATATTTCCAGAAGACGTTTTTTCTATTTTGGTGCAGCGTCCAGTGCACTTGCAGCAGGATGCGCAACACAAGCCACAGGCCCACTCGGGCAAGCTGAAAAATCAGTCACAGCCTTTGATGGAGAAGCGAGCTTTTCTCATGGTGTGGCCGCTGGAGATGCAACTTCAGACGCGGTTATTCTCTGGTCACGCATATCGCCTATTGCTGATAACGGCCCAATTCAGGGAATGGTTTTCATATCAACAGAAGCATCTGACATTGAAAACTTATCCCAACTGGAAAAAGGCAGCCTTACAACTCTTCCTACGCAAAGAAGCGTTGTTTTTTCGACAAACAAAGACCGTGACTACACAATCAAAATTGACGTCAAAGCATTAAAACCAGCCACACAATATTACTACGCCTTCGCCGTTGAAACAGTTTCTGGTGTTGTCGTCTCTCCAATGGGACGCGCAAAAACACTTCCCAAAACAGGCACAGCTCCTTTCAAAGCTGCGGTCGTATCTTGCTCGAACTTTCCATTTGGTTTTTTCAATGTATATGATGCAATCGCCAAACGCGATGATGTCGACGCGGTTATTCATCTAGGCGACTACCTATATGAATATGGCAGTGATGGTTATGGAAGCGAGGTTGGCGCAAAAATCGGACGTATTGTCGAACCTGCTCATGAAATCATTAGCCTCGATGATTACCGTAAACGCCACGCACAATATAAAGCTGACGAGAATTTGCAGAAAGCACATGCACGTGCTGTCTGGTATTGTTCATGGGATGACCATGAAAGCGCAAACGATTCATACAGAACAGGCGCGCAAAACCACCAAGAAGAGACCGAAGGCCCGTGGAGCACACGTAAAACACAGGCTATCCAAGCTTATCTTGAATGGATGCCAGTGCGCGATCCAGATGCAGGCAAAGCCCTTGGTTCCATCTATCGCGGGTTTGACATTGGTGACCTCGCTTCCCTCTTTATGCTAGAATCACGTCTGCTAGCGCGTTCTATTCCACTCTCTTTTGGAGACGCAATGGCAGTGCCTGAAGATCAACGCATGGCTAAAGTTCAAGAGATCATTGCCGAAACAATGAACCCAGAACGCAGCATGTTGGGTGATGTACAAGAAAACTGGCTAGCGGCAGAATTTAAACGTTCCGTATCTGAAGGCAAAAAATGGCAAGTGCTTGGTAATCAGGTCATCATGGCCAAAGTAAAAACACCAAATGTGGCTGCTGTACTGTCGGACGAACAGAAAAAAGCAATCTACGCCAAAGCACCTTATGCTGAGCAATATATCGAATTTTCCAAATTTGGTCTGACTTGGAATATGGATGCTTGGGATGGATATGTCGCCGCCAGAGAGCGCCTCTACGCCTCAGCTAAATCCGCCAATGCCCGCCTTGTAACTTTAACAGGTGACACGCACACAGCTTGGGCCAATGATTTACACGATAAAGACGGTGAACTGCGCGGTGTTGAATTTGGATGTACCTCAGTCACATCTGCTGGCTTGGGCGACATTATGCCAATCCCGCAAATCAATGCTTTGATGGAAGAGAAAAACGACGAAGTGCGCTTCTTTGATGCATTTGGACGCGGTTACACAATGCTATCTCTCAGCAAAGATGCTGTGGATGCAGAATTTGTCAAAGTCTCAGATGTTTATACGCCGGAATACACAGTGGAAACTGTAAAATCCATGCGCTCAACCGCTCAAGATAGCAGCATGAGCAAGCTGACATCACTCTAA
- a CDS encoding Cif family virulence factor → MTNYHIEYYLTYLPRRLSGLLSCLLLISIVQLPANAQSAENIYDDLPSEIAQQLQTHNKTFIQSAFQGKLTSKDAYFSEDVKILPEFQKSALGQDNAIAYFKAFSDTFAVSNHTRTRDEILTIGPKLFVRGSFTFDLSPHETDISNTVSGDYFEIWNVAAPDQITLEIISWNFQDHYPELNPYMGFKDYPSAIMAHTPRVNFSHPQAFELAGLNLLQSNVILRGDGETWKLFSEDEAILVPHFKTPRIGRDAIDEFLGDHIKELPIFDALTNQTHYIQAHDDYVITIMSHVATWRTGDASGISTGKGILLWKRQDSGELRIYRQLAAYD, encoded by the coding sequence ATGACAAACTATCACATAGAATATTACTTAACCTATCTGCCACGTCGGCTATCCGGCTTATTGTCCTGCCTTTTATTGATCAGCATTGTTCAATTGCCTGCAAACGCCCAGAGCGCTGAAAACATTTATGATGACCTCCCATCAGAAATAGCGCAGCAACTCCAGACCCATAACAAAACCTTCATACAGTCAGCCTTTCAAGGCAAGTTGACCTCAAAGGATGCATACTTTTCAGAAGATGTAAAAATCCTTCCAGAGTTTCAAAAGTCAGCTCTTGGGCAAGACAATGCCATCGCTTATTTTAAGGCGTTCTCAGATACATTTGCAGTCTCAAATCACACGCGCACACGTGATGAAATACTTACCATTGGCCCCAAATTATTCGTCAGAGGCTCCTTTACTTTTGATTTGTCGCCACATGAAACTGATATTTCCAACACAGTCTCAGGAGATTATTTTGAAATCTGGAATGTCGCTGCACCAGATCAAATAACTCTAGAAATCATCAGTTGGAATTTCCAAGACCACTATCCCGAGCTTAATCCATATATGGGATTTAAAGACTATCCATCCGCCATTATGGCGCATACGCCGCGCGTGAATTTTAGCCACCCTCAAGCATTTGAACTTGCCGGTCTAAACTTACTCCAATCAAATGTCATTTTGCGCGGCGATGGCGAGACTTGGAAGCTCTTTTCTGAAGATGAGGCAATACTGGTCCCTCATTTCAAAACACCAAGAATAGGTCGCGACGCGATAGATGAATTCCTAGGTGACCACATTAAAGAATTGCCCATCTTCGATGCGCTGACAAACCAAACGCATTACATCCAAGCGCATGATGACTATGTCATTACAATTATGAGCCATGTGGCGACGTGGCGAACCGGTGACGCGTCTGGCATATCCACGGGGAAAGGTATTCTCCTGTGGAAAAGACAGGACAGCGGTGAGCTTCGCATTTACCGACAATTGGCGGCATATGACTAA
- a CDS encoding glycerophosphodiester phosphodiesterase family protein, giving the protein MKIHFGLALAIVALVACQPKAPPASSDTGADSQIEAEAAIKEPIVIAHRGASGYRPEHTLEAYKLAIEQGADFIEPDLVLTKDGIFIARHENEIGSTTNVADHPEFADRKTTKSVEAPPHEGWYSEDFTLAELKTLRSKERLPQFRPQNTEYDNQFDVPTLEEIIDFTREQSKIHNRPIGLYIELKHPAYFSGIDLPMEEAFLKVLEDNQLNALDSDIPIYIQCFWPQSLMQMRDKTELPLVYLFSSQSPPEEILKANGLSDWSEMYSAEGLKRISSFADGVGPSLDLVLPSIVEGERVESTLIADAHEAGLKVHAWTLRSENMALPEAYRKGDPSQADYAIQTGNIAQLASDLFAADIDGLFSDNPDIIVQVRDELN; this is encoded by the coding sequence GTGAAAATTCACTTCGGGCTAGCGCTCGCTATTGTTGCTTTGGTTGCATGTCAGCCCAAAGCACCGCCTGCATCATCTGATACGGGCGCTGACTCTCAAATTGAAGCCGAAGCAGCGATAAAAGAACCTATTGTTATCGCGCATCGGGGGGCAAGCGGATATCGCCCTGAGCACACGCTTGAAGCATATAAGCTGGCTATTGAGCAGGGGGCTGATTTTATCGAGCCTGATCTTGTCTTGACCAAGGATGGTATATTCATCGCACGTCATGAAAATGAAATTGGCTCAACCACCAATGTTGCAGATCACCCTGAATTTGCTGATCGTAAAACCACAAAATCTGTAGAAGCGCCGCCGCATGAAGGTTGGTATAGCGAAGATTTTACATTGGCTGAATTGAAGACATTGCGTTCAAAGGAACGTTTGCCGCAATTTCGTCCGCAAAACACTGAATATGACAATCAATTTGACGTGCCAACGCTGGAAGAAATAATCGACTTTACGCGTGAGCAGAGCAAAATACACAACAGACCTATCGGCCTATATATTGAGCTAAAACACCCAGCTTATTTTTCTGGTATTGATCTGCCAATGGAAGAGGCCTTCTTGAAGGTGCTGGAAGACAATCAATTGAATGCGTTGGATAGCGATATCCCAATCTATATTCAATGTTTCTGGCCACAAAGCCTTATGCAGATGCGTGATAAGACCGAGCTTCCGCTTGTGTACTTGTTCTCGTCTCAATCTCCGCCAGAAGAGATCCTCAAAGCCAATGGTCTTTCTGACTGGAGCGAAATGTACAGCGCGGAAGGTTTAAAGCGGATATCAAGCTTTGCCGATGGCGTAGGGCCAAGTCTTGATCTTGTTCTTCCGAGCATTGTTGAGGGTGAGCGGGTTGAATCAACTCTGATTGCTGATGCACACGAAGCTGGTTTGAAAGTGCACGCATGGACATTGCGCTCAGAGAATATGGCGTTGCCAGAAGCGTATCGTAAAGGTGATCCAAGTCAGGCTGATTATGCAATTCAAACTGGAAACATTGCGCAATTGGCAAGCGATTTATTTGCGGCGGATATTGATGGTCTGTTTTCAGACAATCCAGACATTATTGTTCAAGTTAGAGATGAGCTAAATTAA
- the hisG gene encoding ATP phosphoribosyltransferase, protein MSKLILAIPSKGRLKDQTDKYLAEAGFKLKQIGGDRAYSAELKGVEGVEMRLMSASEIARGVLNGEIHLGVTGEDLLREKAPTKLENDVHLLKALGFGHANLIVAAPQSWIDVESMADLDEVGAAYQEKTGHRMRVATKYLRLAREFFAQKGVGHYRIVESAGATEGAPASGTAELIVDITSTGSTLVANGLKIIADGQILASEAQLAASKKADWNSQTLETLRALLDNIEARQRAKQLCQIKFQSGMSESVLQDIFDMPQSRLFPNGEAFCPSNDVQLVCRKLAAAGGAPVSVQNLEYIFEADNPVFKRFLDDLPQG, encoded by the coding sequence ATGAGCAAGCTAATCCTGGCAATTCCGTCCAAAGGGCGCTTAAAAGATCAGACTGATAAATACCTAGCCGAGGCGGGCTTTAAGCTAAAGCAAATTGGCGGTGATCGCGCATACTCAGCTGAGTTAAAAGGGGTTGAGGGCGTAGAGATGCGCTTGATGTCTGCGAGTGAAATTGCGCGTGGTGTTCTCAACGGTGAAATACACTTAGGCGTGACCGGTGAAGATCTGCTGCGCGAAAAAGCACCGACAAAATTAGAAAATGATGTGCACCTTCTAAAAGCGCTTGGTTTTGGTCATGCAAATCTGATTGTGGCAGCACCGCAAAGCTGGATTGATGTGGAGAGCATGGCTGATCTTGATGAGGTAGGAGCTGCCTATCAGGAAAAGACCGGACACCGCATGCGTGTGGCGACCAAATACCTGCGCTTGGCGCGGGAGTTTTTCGCGCAAAAGGGAGTTGGACACTATCGTATTGTCGAGAGTGCAGGAGCGACAGAGGGCGCGCCGGCATCAGGTACAGCTGAATTGATCGTGGATATCACATCAACAGGCTCTACGCTTGTGGCAAATGGTTTGAAGATTATCGCCGATGGACAGATTTTGGCGTCTGAAGCGCAGCTTGCGGCGAGCAAGAAAGCGGACTGGAATTCGCAGACATTGGAAACACTACGCGCATTGCTAGATAATATCGAAGCAAGGCAGCGAGCTAAGCAATTATGCCAAATTAAATTCCAAAGTGGTATGAGTGAGTCTGTTTTACAGGATATCTTCGATATGCCGCAATCGCGCCTATTCCCCAATGGGGAGGCATTTTGTCCGAGTAATGATGTTCAATTGGTGTGTCGCAAATTGGCAGCGGCAGGTGGTGCCCCTGTGAGCGTACAAAATCTGGAATATATATTCGAAGCAGATAACCCTGTATTTAAAAGATTTTTAGATGACTTACCGCAAGGATAA